Within Vicia villosa cultivar HV-30 ecotype Madison, WI linkage group LG1, Vvil1.0, whole genome shotgun sequence, the genomic segment ATAAATTCGTATGCCCGTTTGACAGTTAAAATACCATCCTCTGCTGCAATCCAAACCAAGGTGTCCACGACATCTGGAGAAATAATAGAATTGGAGATGATGTTGATAAGGTTAGGGTAGGCTGTAAGCACATTCTCAGGGATCTCCCATCTTCCATTGATCAGCCAATCCTCCATCTTCACCGTAAGAGAATTATGAAAAACCGTAGGGATTTTAAAAACATCTACAAGAGATTTCCCTAGCCAATTGTCCATCCAAAAGTTGATTTTGCTTCCATTTCCAATCATCCATTGACAATTATCCTTAACCATGGAGATCTTCCCCTTGATGCTGCTCTAAATTGAAGATTTTATAGAGTAACCAATGAATCTGTTTTTTCTCTTCACTCTAGCAGCAAGAACCGTGGCCCAGGTATTTTGCTCTTGAAGAAAATTCCAGCAAAGAGTCATGTTGGTAGCCTCATTGAACACTTGAACGGACTTCAGACCAAGACCCCCCTCCTTGTAACCAGTGCAGCAAGTTTTCCAATTGACAGtgatcatctttttctttttcttgtccaTACTCCCGCTCTATATAAAGTTCCTCATCCACTTCTCCATAAGCTTGATGATACTAGAAGGTCAACAATAAATTGTCATACAATGAATCAGCATACTGTGTATTACTGCTTTGACAAGTTGAACTCTCTCAGCCATGGACAAGAGGCTGCCCTTCCAAGCTGTCAGCTTCAATTTTATCCTATCTGCCAAGAAAAGAAAGTGAGCAGCCTTAGAACAAATGTTAGCATTAGCATTACTCAACTTTTCTTTGACATCACCTTAAcatgtttgaaaaaaaaattaatatagatGAATAATCTTATATACATATTAAACAAATCTgaacaaaaaattcaaatttaaataaaaaaatctatttttatatCTAATCCTTTTTATTTTACGTAAAATATTTTATACTCGAAGTATAATTAAACTTTATTACAATATTGTATGTgaagtaattttttaaaagaaatattaaatattaaataatagtaatattatCATAATCTCACAATTTTAGGAAAATTAATCATAATTTACAATGATTAATATTTAAAGGATTAAAATGAATAATTGGTGATTTACTAGTAATAATTTGTTTGGCAATTAGGTTACCCTTGCGACAATTCCCAAAACCAAACACAAAAACTACCAACAAAAAACCTTCCGCATAACAAAACACACACATTGCTGTTTCATTCAATTATTACCTTCACGCTCTGTTTTTCCTTTTTCTCTCTTAACGTTATTCCAAATCTGATGATTATTAACATATTCAAATCTCAGCAACCCAATTGAATCTCAAAgatcaaaatctttttttttttcattctctcTGGCCAAACACCATTGAGAAAAAAAGGGTGTGTGGCAAATGGGGGCGTATAGAgctgatgatgattatgattatCTGTTTAAGGTTGTTCTGATTGGTGATTCTGGTGTTGGAAAATCCAACCTTTTGTCTAGATTCACCAAAAATGAATTTAGCCTTGAATCTAAATCCACCATTGGTGTTGAGTTTGCTACCAGAAGCATTAAGGTTGATGATAAGGTTATCAAGGCTCAGATTTGGGATACTGCTGGCCAAGAAAGGTTAACAACAttcttttcctcttgttctacATTAGGTTTTTTAAATGTATGAATTTCTATAATTTTTATTGTGATTGCTTATAAGACGAATTATCtctgtagcaccgacacctctgaaaacaATTGTCTCCGTGTCTGTGTCTGACACTTCTGATTGTTTAATATTGATATTGGACCTCAATGCAGATAGATAAATGTATGAATTTCTATGATTTGATTGTGATAACTTAGAAGATAGCACCGACGCCTCTGAAAAAGCTGTGTTTGTGTGTAATGCATGTGATTGCGTTTAATATTGATATTGGACCTCAATGCTTATAGATAAATGtatgaatttttatgattttattgtgATAACTTAGAAGATGCATTATTTCCGTAGCACCGACACCTTTGAAAAAGCTGTGTTTGTGTGTAATACATGTGATTGTGTCTGTGTGACAGTTGTGATTACGTTTAATGTTGATATTGGACCTTAATGCAGATAGATAAATGTATGAATTTCGATGATTTGATTGTGATAGCTTAATTTATTCTAGATCCTAACATTTATGCGGTTATTTCTTGTTGATTATGGAATTTGTATAAAGGTATCGAGCGATTACGAGTGCATACTATAGAGGAGCTGTTGGTGCATTACTAGTCTATGATGTTACACGCCATGTTACATTTGAGAATGTGGAGAGATGGTTAAAGGAGCTGAGAGACCACACGGACGCCAACATTGTCGTGATGCTTGTTGGTAACAAAGCTGACTTGCGTCATTTGCGAGCGGTTTCAACTGAAGATTCAACAGCTTTTGCAGAGAGGGAGAACACGTTTTTCATGGAAACATCTGCGCTTGAGTCGTTGAACGTTGAAAATGCTTTCACTGAAGTGCTGACACAGATCTACCGTGTTGTGAGCAAGAAAGCCCTTGAGATTGGTGATGATCCAGCAGCGCTACCGAAAGGACAGACGATTGATGTTGGATCTCGGGATGATGTGTCCGCTGTGAAGAAATCTGGATGCTGCTCTTCTTGAGCTTGCAGTAAaattttctgtattttttttactGTAAACCTATGCCATGTTTATATTCTTAGGAGTGATGCTAACTTTTCGGCATTGGTCTGTAGTAAAATCTGTTCAATATTAGTTAGATGTTCAGGAAACAGGCACTTTCATTTTTCTTGGTTCATCTTTCTGTTGAAGCTATTCATTTATCTAATTTCAGGTTTATTGAATATTTAAGTGACTCGAGTCACGGAAGTCGGTTTCAACTTCTGTGGAGATTAAAAGAGTCGTCCTTATAGTATATGATCATTTtgatttttcttgttttacaAGTATTTGCTGAGAGTGTTGTGTAAATTTGTTCAAAGGCTTTTTCATTTTGTTTGTTCCTGTCTAAGCAAGCAGTAATTTGATTTTTGCATGCTATCTTTAGAAGTTGCAAAACACAATTTGGTAAAAATAGCTTCTGACTATGTACTCCAAAAACAGAAGGACAAAGCtgtttgttaattattttgagaAGTTAAAAACTTTCTTGTGGTATGGAAATATTATTTTTAGAGTTGGGAAAGGAATTTTGCCAATTTTAAACATTTTGCCAattttaaacatgattttgtctTTGTTAGATGATGTGTTGAAGGTATGCTACAAAACATAATCAAGGTGAAAATGAAAATAGGGTAGGTTCACATTATGCTTTAGATTTGATCTGGCTCTATCAATTTACACAAATTGAATGTAAATAGATAAATTGACTAATCATTTTCAAAATACTTGAAAACTTGAACGTGACACACATTCTATTGAAGGTATAAGCTGTATTAGTATTAGCCTATCTTTGTAACTGACAGCTGTCAGTCTCAATAGGATATTACCTGCTATCACAGGTTTCTCACTTGTGCTATATAATGCACAAGTGCTCTTTGTAACTGAAATCAATGAATGAAAAATATCaattctgttataacagaaaaTGAAACTCTCTCTCTACCTTTCTATtttctctaatatggtatcagatttCTGAATTGGTCCATGGCTT encodes:
- the LOC131644911 gene encoding ras-related protein RABA1f-like → MGAYRADDDYDYLFKVVLIGDSGVGKSNLLSRFTKNEFSLESKSTIGVEFATRSIKVDDKVIKAQIWDTAGQERYRAITSAYYRGAVGALLVYDVTRHVTFENVERWLKELRDHTDANIVVMLVGNKADLRHLRAVSTEDSTAFAERENTFFMETSALESLNVENAFTEVLTQIYRVVSKKALEIGDDPAALPKGQTIDVGSRDDVSAVKKSGCCSS